The sequence below is a genomic window from Sorangiineae bacterium MSr12523.
TTCTCTCCCAGCTCGAGCTGCGGTTGAACGGACAGCGGCCCATGCTCCTGGGCTCCAGCGTCAAGCAGGACAACACGCTTCTCACCGTCGACGTCACGACGCCGGACCTGTACGTATCGGAGCAGCTCGAGGTGCTCAAAGGCACGGTGCACGCGTTCCGCGCGGCGCTGCTCAGCGAGTCGGCGTGCCATCAGAGGCTGCGCATTGCCAGCTATGGCAACCAGGCCATTGCGCTGCGGGTGACGCTGCTTTTTGCGGCCGACTACGCTGACATTTTCGAAGTGCGCGGGGTGAGGCGCGCACGCCGCGGTGAGGACTTGAGCCCCACGCACACGGAAGAACGCATGGTTCTGGCCTACCGCGGACTCGACGGCATCACGCGCAGCACGGAAATCGCCTGCTCGCCGGCCCCCACGCTCCTGGCCGCCGATCGGCTCGAGTACACGCTGCAGCTGCAGCCGCGTGAAACCGTCGAGCTCAATGTGACCATTGCCTTCGATCCCAACGTGCGCACGCCCCGAGCCCCCTCCCCGCACGCGCCCTTTGCAACGGTGCTGGCGAGTGCCGAAAAGGCCGTGCGAGAGGGCCGTGCACGCGGTTGCACGGTGGAAACGTCGAATGCGCAATTCAACGATCTTCTTCAACGGGCAAGCGCGGATTTGGTAATGCTCACGGCGGGCAATCCCGAAGTTGGATATCCCTATGCCGGAGTGCCCTGGTACAGCACACCGTTCGGACGCGACGGCATCCTCACCGCGCTCGAGTACCTCTGGGTGGATCCGTCCATGGCGAAGGGCGTGCTCTCGTATTTGGCGGCCACCCAGGCGCGGGAGGAAAGCCCCGAGCAAGATGCCGAGCCGGGAAAGATTCTGCACGAGACGCGCAAGGGCGAGCTCGCGACATTGGGAGAGATTCCGTTCGGGCGCTATTACGGCACGGTGGATGGCACGCCCCTCTTCGTCGTGCTGGCGGGCGCGTACTTTCGGCGAACGGGGGATCTGGAGTTTTTGCGCGGGCTCTGGCCAAACGTAGAACGCGCGCTGGCCTGGATCGAGAAATACGGTGACATCGACGGCGACGGGTTCGTCGAGTACCAACGCAAGAGCAACAAGGGCCTTGCCCAGCAGGGCTGGAAGGACTCGGAGGATTCCGTCTTTCATCAGGATGGCAGCGCGGCGGAAGGTCCCATCGCGCTCGCGGAGGTGCAAGGCTACGTGTACAAGGCGAAGTTGCGCGCCGCGGATCTGGCGCATGCCCTCGGGCACACCGCACGCGCGGTGACGTTGCGCTCGGAGGCCCTGCAGCTGCGCACGCAATTCGATCGCGCGTTCTGGTGCGACGATTTGGGATGCTTCGCGCTGGCCCTGGATGGGTCGAAGCGCCCCTGCCGCGTTCGAACGTCGAACTCGGGCCAGGTGCTCTGGAGCGGCATCGCCCACCCGGCCCACGCCGAGCGCGCAGCGAAAACGCTGTTGGAGCCCGCCTCGTTTTCCGGCTGGGGCGTGCGCACGGTCGCCAAGGGCGAAGCGCGCTACAACCCGATGTCGTACCACAATGGGTCCATTTGGCCGCACGACAATGCGCTCATCGCGATGGGCCTCGCCCGTTGCGGCTTCAAGGACAAGACGCAACGCATCCTCGGCGCACTGTTCGATGCGAGCATGTTCATGGACCTGCATCGCCTGCCCGAGCTGTTTTGCGGCTTCGCCCGACGCCCCAACGAGGGCCCAACGCTTTACCCCGTAGCGTGCTCACCGCAAGCCTGGGCCAGCGCCAGCGTCTTCTATCTGCTGCAAGCATGCCTCGGATTGTCGTTCCGCCCCACGCCCAACCCCGACCGCGCCCGCTTGTCTTTCGACCATCCGCGGCTACCCGATTTTCTAAACCGCGTCGAGATCCGCCGCCTGCGCGTGGGCAACGGAACGATCGACATCGACCTCCAACGCCACGCCCGCGACGTCGGCGTCAACGTTCTGAACAAAGAAGGCGATATCGAAGTATCCGTCACGCTCTAATCAAAGTAGAAAACCGCCAAGATCTGTTGTTGGCGTTCTTGGCGTCTTGGCAGTTCCCTCTTCTTCCCGTCGTTCGCGAAATCTCGATTCAAGCCGTCGGGTGCACGTGCGGGCGGTAGCCTGCGCGAAAGACCTCCACGATGCTGCGCGGTGTAAGCAGATCCACGGTGGCGTGCGGAGGACGCGGGCGGCGCTCGGTGTAGCCGGCGGGGGTCCAGGCGAGGAGCTCGCGATCGAGCACCAGCCAGGCGCGCCCGGTGTCGGCGATGAAGGCACCGTCGGGCAAGGCCGCGAGCTCGGCGCGCGTGGTGCGCTTTTCGCCTTTGCCGTGCCCTTGCAGGCGCTCGTCGTGGAGACGGCGATCCATCGGGTCGACCCCGAAAGGGTCGCTGGGATGGATCGCGCGCCATGCGTCGCGGAAGCGGCGAAATTCCGGGTTTCGGCACTCGCCGCAGGGTCGGTGGCCGGCGGCGAATGCCGTGGCCTCGTCGAGAAAGAACAGCTCCGTCCACGTCCGGCGCGGACTCATCACCTCGCGGTGGCGGCCGCGGAACTCGAGCTGGCAGATGATCCAACGACGCACCTGCCAGGGCCGCAGAATGGTGCGCGAGGGAGCATGAAGCCAGCCACGGTTGCCGAGCCAGAGTCCGCGCGCCGGGTGGGCGAAGATTTGGCCAAAGGGATCGACACGGTTCTGCAGCGCCATCCCGCGCAGCGTATTACGGGCAGACCACCTGCGCATCCGCCCAATCGGCGTGATCGTTGGTGATGCCGTCGCCACCATCCGTCACGACCAGCCGCAGCACGGTCGCGCGCGAAACGTCGGCCTCCAGCGTTTTCGTCGGATTGCCGCGCACGATGAGGCCACTGTCGGCCACCTTCGTGCCATCCGCCCAGATTTCGAACGAAACGGATCCCGCGCCCGTCTTCTCGTCGTCGAGCCCCACGAGCGCCCGTACCTTCGAGCACGTGCCGCCCAGGTAATAGACGACCGCACTCTGCGCGTGCGCACCGATGCCTTTGGCATAGGTGACGCCGTTGATGGAGATGGGATGACCATCCCCCGCATGGTCCTCCCCAACGCTGCTGTTTCGCTCCACCGGCCCCCAGCCATTGTCCGCGCGAAGCCACGGATCGTCGCCCAAATAGCTCGTCCCGCGCGGCAACAGCGCCGGCACCGTCACGTCAATGTGGTTCTTCACCACCGTGGCCCTCGGCTGCCCAGGGAAATAGCTCACCGTCGCATCCAAAGAATAATTGCCCGGCGCCGCATTCGACGGCACCGTCACGGACCACGTCGTGGCAAATGCCTGATCGCGCAAAATCACGCCATCCCGACTCGCCGATTGCGCCTGCACGCTCCACCCCGCGGGCCCGGTGAGTGCCACCTGCGGCAGCACCGCAGGCACGAATCCATCGTTGGTCGCGGTGGTCGTCACCGTCGCGCGGCTTCCCGGCGCAACCAAGAGCGGAAGCCCGGGCGACGTCGCGGGTACCGCAATGCCCAAATCCACCGCCGGCGGATACTGCGCCCAGTGCGAATCGCGTCCAACGCGGAAAATAGCCGTTCCGTGCGCAGGAACGCTGGCCGTGATGGCCCCCGCCGTTTCCTTCGTGGTGTGCGACCACAAATCGCGAATCTTGTATGCCACCTCGTGATCGAGCCCGATCTCGGACGCGCTCGTCGAAATCGTCGCGGGCGTGTCCGTCTCGTTGAACAGCGCCACCGCGCGATCGCCATTGGACAGCGGCTTCACGATGACGTGCATCCCACCCGCCTGCCGGATCTCCTTGCCCTGGATTCCCAGCGCATCTTGATCCACCGCAATGATGTCTTTGTTCGTGAGGATCTCCAGCGTAGCCGGCGTGGCCGTGCGCAGGTCCGACCCCACGAGCAGCGGCGCCGCCATGATGGCCCAAAGCGCGAAGTGACTGCGGTATTCCGTATCGGTCATTCCGCCATTGCCCACTTCGAGCATGTCCGGATCGTTCCAATGCCCCGGCCCCGCATACGCATCGAGCACCACGTTTTGCTTGAAGATGCCCAGCATGCTCGAATAGCGATCCGTGATGTCCCCGGTGGTGCGCCAGGAATTGCCGATATCCTTCGCCCAGGTCCACGGCTTGTTCTCGCCCCACTCGCAAAGGCTATACAGAATGGGCCGGCCGGTGGCCTTCAAGGCATTGCCCATGGTCGTGTAACGCTGTATGGCGTCCACGCCCTGGTTGTTGCAATTGTCGTATTTCAAATAGTCGACACCCCACGAAGCCCACAGATTCGCATCCTGCTGCTCGTGACCTAGCCCTCCCGGAAAGCCGTTGCGGTCGCAGGTCTTGGTTCCGGCGCTGGAGTAAATACCGAACTTGAGCCCTTTGCTATGCACGTAGTCGGCCACGGCCTTGATGCCATTGGGGAAACGCACGGGATCGGGCACCAGGTTACCGGTGGCATCGCGATTGGGAAGTGCCCAACAGTCATCCAGATTCACGTATTGATAGCCGGCATCTTTCAGTCCTTCGGAGACGAACAAATCGGCAATGCCCTTGACCATGGCCTCGTTGAAGTCGGCGCGACAGTGTGTGGCATTCCAATTGTTGAAGCCCATTTGCGGGGTTCGGGCCAATCCATTCTCCGCGCGGGGCGCCGCGGCAGCGTCCCTGCTGACGGCGACGTCGACCGCACCGAGCACACATGGCAATGCAGTCGCAATGACGACGAGTTGCGTTCGGACCGACATGAGGATGCCTCCTTTGATTTCGGCTCGGAATGCTGTCAGGACTTGGCCAGAAGATCGAGCACCAATGCCGCCGTCCAAGAGAAGTTCTCCGCGCCGAGGCCCTCACCGGTATTGGGCTCGAAGTACTCGCGAAATCCGGAACGGGACACGAGCTCGATTGTGCGGTCGGTCAGTCTCGCCGCGTCATCGCGCCACGAGGCACGTCGAAGGCCCTCGATGATCATCCAATTGACGTTGACCCAACTCGGGCCACGCCAATACCGGCGAGGATCGAAATGAGGATCATCCACCGGGGCGCTCGGAACGGGCCACGCTGTCCCGAATTGGTTGGGGTCTCGAAGGTGCGCCAGCAGACGCGGCACCACGTCGAGCGGAACGACGCCGGCAAAGAGCGGAAGGAAACCCGATGCGTGCTCGACCTCGATGGGCGCACCTCCCACGAGATCGTAATCGTGATAGTACGCGCGCTCCGCATCGTAGAGGCTGGCAATGCCCGCCGCCAGCTTCGCGCGCCGCTCCAGTGCATGCGGCACCTCGATCCCGAGGGCGCGCGCGAGAGCGTGCAAGTCCTCCTCGGCGCGGCAAAGGATCGATGCCATGGCCACGTCCTGCACGAGAAAGCTCACGCTCGACGGCGTTGGCGGAGCAAACGATAGCTTCGCGCGCTCCGCGACCAGGAAGAAGTACCGATCGTAGTCGAAGCGCGTCGGCCGTTGCTCCGAGCTCACCACGGCGTTGTCTTTGCGCTTGTACGTGACCTCACCGGGATCGATACGCTTGAGCGCGGCATCCCAGCGCGGCGCATTATCCAGCCCGCTCTCCCACGGGTGCACGATGGCTGGGAGTCCCTGCTGCAGCGGATCGCGCTCGCGCAGAAACCACGCATGCCATGCATCCGCGGCCGGAACGACACGCCGCAGGATCTCCTCCACCGTGCGATCGCCGCCCGAGCGCTCCAGCACGAAACGCGCGGCGGTGGCCAAGACCGGGGGCTGCGTGATGGACGATGTGGCGATGGCCTGGGGACGCCCCGGGGCCTGATCGATTTGCCACACCTTGGGATTCGGCTCGTAATGCGTGGCCTCCGGGTTGAAGAGGATGTGCGGAATCATCCCGTTTTCCCACTGGCCGCGCAAAAGCATCTCCAGCTCGCGCGCCGCCCGGCGAGGATCGAGGTAGGCCCATCCGATGGCGCAAAACGCACTATCCCAATTCCACTGATGCGGATACAGCGCCGGCGCAGGTACGGTGCAGCCGTTTCGATCGTTGGCACGGAGTAGCGCTTCGGCGGCGTGCTTGAGGGTCAATCGATCCATGTCGTCCTCTCGGGATGAATGGTCTAGAGGTACCATCATGGAAGCTGCCGTCCACGCTCCGAGCACGCCCAAGGCGATGAAAGAGACGAAAGCGATGAATCGGTGGGGCGCCCTGGGGATCCTCATGGCGCTTGCCTTCTTGAATTACATGGACCGGCACCTGGTGTTCCCACTGCAGGGCCTCATCGGGAAAGAGTTTCACATCGACACGGGACAGCTTGGCGCGCTCACCACCGGCTTCACCATCGTGTACGCGGCATCGGCGCCGCTCATCGGCGCGCTGTCGGACAGGTTTTCGCGCAAGTCGATTCTGCTGATGGCGCTGCTGGGCTGGAGCGTGGTCACCATGATGAGCGGGACGGCCACGGGCTTTGCCTCGCTGCTCGTCTGGCGCGCGCTCACGGGTCTCGGCGAAGGCGGCTATTTTCCGACGGCGGTCTCGCTCATCGGGGATCTGTTCGGCCCCAACCTTCGCGGCAAGGCCATCGCACTGCACGGCGTCTGCACCACGTTGGGCGGCTCCGCCGGGTATGCCATGGGCGGCTTTTTGGGCGAGCGATTCGGCTGGCGCATGCCGTTTTTCCTCTCCGTACTTCCCGGTATCGTCCTGGCCGGCGTGCTCGCGCGCTATTTCCGAGAGCCGGCCCGCGGCACGACCGCACCGGCCCAATCCGAGTCCGCGGACCACGCCACGGTGGAGCAAAAGCCGCGTGCGTATTGGCGTATCGTCACCTCGCCGCCGGTGCTTCTCATTGCGCTGGCCGCGTGCGCAGCCATGTATTCGATGAATGGTCTCAACACGTTTCTACCGCTGTACTTGGTGGAAGCGCGCCATATCTCGGTATCGCGTGCCGGTGCCCTTACGGGCGCCTTCTTCGCCTGCACCTTGTTCGGGCAACTTGCCGGCGGCACGGTCTCCGATGCGCTCGCAGGCCGGCTGCGCGGCGCCCGCCCCTTGCTCGTGGGCCTCGCGTATTTCGGTGTGGTGCCTGCGGCCTTCGCCATCGTGCACATCGACGCCGTGATCGTCGCACTCGCGTGCTACGGATTGACCCAATTCGGCCGAGGCTGGGCAGAACCGAACCTCTATGGAACGATCATCGACAGCGTCCCCGCCCACGAGCGCGGCACCGCACAAGGTTTCCTCCTGCTCATGACCTTCACCGGCGCTTCGCTCTCTCCATGGGTCGCCGGCATCATCATCAAGCAAAGCGGCTACGTCCCCGTCGTGCACATGCTCGCCATCTCCGCCGGCATCGCCGCCTCGTTGGCATTCGCCTTGGTCGTTTATGTGAGGCGCAAACACATTGCGAATTAGCGCGCGAGCTGCTGGCATGGAATCTTTGGATTCTCGTGATGAGCCTCGTGGCAAATCAGATTCAAAATCGTCGGTGAGCGCGTAAAAGCGAAAGGACGTGCCAGGGAAACGAGCCATGAGGGAACGTTGTGCGGGAGGTAGGCGCCCCAGAAGCTGAGGGTGCACTGGAGCACGGTCACCACCGCGACGTGGACGAGAAGCACCCGCGATCCCGTGCTCACGGCCAAAGCCACCGTGGCCAGATTGAGCGACGTCTCGCCGATTTGCCATCGAAGCGGCAGACCGCGTGCAAAGCGAAAGGCCGCACGCCGCAGGGCGATCGCATTGCATGGGCCCACGAACACGGCACGCCATGCCGTAAGGTGCGCACCCGCGCCCTCGATGTCGTCGGCCCGGCCGGCGTGATGGCGCAAATGCATGATGCGCATCGCGTGTCCGCTGATGAGCATGAGCAGCCCCGCCAGGCAAAGGGCAACCTCGTTGACACGACGGGGCAGGCCCAACGCGCCGTGCGCCAGATCGTGCGTGAGGGAAAAGGCGGCGAAGAAGAGCGCCAGCGACGCGAGGAACGCGACCCCGAGCGAGCGCGAGGCGCTCCCGAGAACGAGCAGGGCCGCCGCAACGCGCACGACGTGAAGAACGATATCGCGAAGTTCGATGGGCTTCATGACCGCCGTCATTGCGACGGGCGTGCCGCGGCGGCATCGCCAAAAAGCCCGCATTCCGCGAGAATCCTGCTGTCCACGACGTGGACAGTGCGTCCGCGACGTGGACACCCAAAAAACTCCCCGCCTCCCCCTGACCATTCATCGCTTCATCCGCGCGAGTCCGAATTCTTTCGGGTTTTCGCGGACCATTGAGAGGACTCGGGCCGCAACTGCAAGGTCTTCGAGTCCTCGGCCGATGGTAGTAGCACCTGGCGGGCCTCCGGAGGATTTGCCTGTGTAGCCACCAAGGTCGGCGATCCACCGCACGGCGACGGCGATGGTCGGAACTCCGTCTCCTACCACCTCGGTCTTTTTTTTCTGCTGGCGCTTGAGGAGCTTGAGCGCGTCGAGTTCGATGTCGGAGAGCTCGACGGTGGCGGCAAGGTCCGGTTCTGTACGGGCGAGATGTTTAAGGCGTTCGATTCGAGTAGCCACGGCAGCGAGGAGCGTAGCCCAAGTCCTGACCGCGGCCGCAGAGCGAAGCCGTATTTCTTCCACTCGGCAATGGCCGGACTTCCAGGTCTTGTGAAAGTCCTCGATGCGCCAGCGCATCGTGTAGCTGTGCACGACGCGCAGCATATCGTTCACCGTCTCGATGGGACTGTTCGTGTAAAGCATCCAATCGAGTGGCTTTTCTCCGTGTGGAGGCCGGCTCTCGTGGATCCAAAGAACGTTGAGCGTCGGGTTGGAACGTTTCGCCTGCCAGTCGTGCTTCAGATTGAGCTCGACCGATGCTCGTCGCACTGCCACGCGCGCGAGACGCTCCTTCCGTTTGTGACCAGGTGGAACATGCACCGTGTAGTGCGCCTGCACCCGCTGATTGGCGAGAACGCCTCGAAGTTTTGCCTGGGTATTCCGGTTTCCGACGCACCGATTCCATGAGCAGCGCACGGTGAATCTTGCCCTGCTTCGGACGAGCTCATCGAGGATGACCGTCGCGTCACCGCCACGGTCGACGACGATCCATGGCTTACATTTGCTCTGCGAGTAACTGCGCAAGGCATCTTGGATCGTCCATACGGTGTAACGACTTTCACGCTCGTGAACCGGACGATATGTCGAGTGAGAACGCGGTTTCTTCTTCGTTGAGCGTGTCCACCAGGTCTGCGCGCATAGCCCGAGCGGTGTACCGTGCTCTGTAACGGCGAGCGCACTGACAACCTGGAGCCCACGTGCATTATTGGTGTAGGTACCTACAAGACCTAGGTCGGTGCGCTTGTCGCGATCGACGACTCGAATGTTGCTGCCATCGATGGGGATGAGCACAAATTCGCCGTCATCACCGCGCTCGACGCATGCAGCGCTCATCGAAGCCATGAGGGCTTCGCCGGACACCCGAGCACCTTCCAGTAGGTCGTAGGCTCCCTGGCGCTCCGCCGCATCGCAGAAAACCTCGGAAATACGGCCGCCGCCGCGCTCCATGGCGCGGCGGACCATCCGCATTGTCCGTGGCCTTAGCCTCTCGTCATCGACTTCGAGCCGCCTAAACTCTTCCCACGCCCAAACCCGATCGCCGTCGCTCTGCATGCCTCGCAAAGCGGCCGGCGACGCGAGAAATTCCCTGCGCTAGCGACGATGGAACCAATCATCAGCCGCCTCCCCGCCTCCCTGTGAATCTTCCGGCGTTTCACCGCCGGCACGCCCACTGCAAATCCGCCCCGCATGCTCACCGCATGCATCGTTCTCGCGATCATGGGCGCCGTTGGCGCCTTCGATATTGCTTATTTCCACACGTACAAAGCGCAACTCGGCAAACGCCCCGAATCCCGTCTCGAAGCATGGGTGCACGTGGTGCGCGGCTTCGTGTACGCCGCGCAATTCGGCATCGTTCCCAATGTGCGACTCGGCGGCGCGTACTACTTCGCGCTCGTCGCTCTTTTCGTCCTGGACGTCGCCGTCGCGGCATTCGACGTCGCCATCGAGCCGGCGTCGCGCCGCCCCCAAGGTGGCCTCCCGGACGGCGAATACGCTGCACACATTTTTCTCAGCGTCCTTGCCGGGGTCGTGCTCCACGCTGTCTTCACCGCCTCCGCCGCCTGGCGCACCTTGCCCACGGCCGCTGTCCTCGAGCCGCATGCCCCGGCGGCCCTGCGCGTCGTGCTTGGCCTCATGGCCGCGGGCTCGCTCACCGTGGCCGTGGTGGAGCTTCTCACGCTCCTCGAGGCCAGCCTACCCAAACCACGCCCCATTCATGTCTCGGTGAGACTGCGCGCCTCCGCACAAGCCGTCTGGGACATCACCCAGGACCATGTGGAGCATCCCAATTGGGATCATCGTTTTAGTCGCATCATCATGCTTTCGGATACCATTCGCACCGGAACGTACATGGTTTACGAAAAGACGATATGCGGTATCACCATCCGCGGGTGGGGGCGTTACAAGCTGCATCGGCCCATCAAGCAATCGACCTTCGAATTCGGCTCCGACGACGTCCGTTCCCTCATCCGGCGCGGCGTGGGCCTCTGGCTTTATCGGCCGCGCCCGGGCGGGCTCCTCGAGTTTTCCACCGCGTACACCTATGACGTGCGCTGGGGGCTCTTCGGGCGACTCGTCGATCGGTTCGTCTTTCGGCCATTCTTCCAGCGGGAGACGGAGCGGAGCTTTCGGCGGCTTGCCGCCCGTCATTTTCCGGAGAGCGCATGACTCCGTTTGCCGCCATCGCGCTTTACCCGCTTTGGGCCATCGCCCTCGCGGTGGGGCTCGTGGCCCTGCGCCTCGGACGCAGCACGGGGCGCGGTCTCGTGGCGCTTTGCCTGTCGCTCGCATTTTGGGTCAGCGGACTCATTCTCTTGAAAACGCCCGACACGGAAATGGTCGCCGAACGCGTGCTCCCCTTCGGGATGTTCCTCGCCGGCGCGTACCTCCACGCGGGCGCCGACGTCGCCGGCATCCGTGCTCCGCGCATCCTCGCCGCCGCTTACGGCTACGGCATCGCCGTCGCCCTCCTCGGCGCCATCTGGCCACGCCTTCTCTATGGACCGGGCGCGCATGGCCCCGGGGTCCTCTTTTTTCCGCTCGCCGTGCTCTGCGTGGCCGGAACCGCGATGAACCTTGCCTGGCTCGCGCACCTCGCGGCCAAAGCCTCGGCCCCCCGCGCCCGGCCCATCGCGATGGCCATCGGGTGCGCCACAGGTGCACTCGGCGGGGGCGGCGTCATCGGACTTCGCGTCCTCTCTCTAGGCGACGTCGGCGCGGCCGCGCCGCTGCTTCTCGTCTCCGTGGCCTTGGCCGCCTATGCCGTTCTTCGCG
It includes:
- a CDS encoding amylo-alpha-1,6-glucosidase, translating into METIRIEDRWYVLATSSRTDDRTRVLKNGETFAVFDRFGDIQPIGTGEQGLYHQGTRFLSQLELRLNGQRPMLLGSSVKQDNTLLTVDVTTPDLYVSEQLEVLKGTVHAFRAALLSESACHQRLRIASYGNQAIALRVTLLFAADYADIFEVRGVRRARRGEDLSPTHTEERMVLAYRGLDGITRSTEIACSPAPTLLAADRLEYTLQLQPRETVELNVTIAFDPNVRTPRAPSPHAPFATVLASAEKAVREGRARGCTVETSNAQFNDLLQRASADLVMLTAGNPEVGYPYAGVPWYSTPFGRDGILTALEYLWVDPSMAKGVLSYLAATQAREESPEQDAEPGKILHETRKGELATLGEIPFGRYYGTVDGTPLFVVLAGAYFRRTGDLEFLRGLWPNVERALAWIEKYGDIDGDGFVEYQRKSNKGLAQQGWKDSEDSVFHQDGSAAEGPIALAEVQGYVYKAKLRAADLAHALGHTARAVTLRSEALQLRTQFDRAFWCDDLGCFALALDGSKRPCRVRTSNSGQVLWSGIAHPAHAERAAKTLLEPASFSGWGVRTVAKGEARYNPMSYHNGSIWPHDNALIAMGLARCGFKDKTQRILGALFDASMFMDLHRLPELFCGFARRPNEGPTLYPVACSPQAWASASVFYLLQACLGLSFRPTPNPDRARLSFDHPRLPDFLNRVEIRRLRVGNGTIDIDLQRHARDVGVNVLNKEGDIEVSVTL
- a CDS encoding NPCBM/NEW2 domain-containing protein translates to MSVRTQLVVIATALPCVLGAVDVAVSRDAAAAPRAENGLARTPQMGFNNWNATHCRADFNEAMVKGIADLFVSEGLKDAGYQYVNLDDCWALPNRDATGNLVPDPVRFPNGIKAVADYVHSKGLKFGIYSSAGTKTCDRNGFPGGLGHEQQDANLWASWGVDYLKYDNCNNQGVDAIQRYTTMGNALKATGRPILYSLCEWGENKPWTWAKDIGNSWRTTGDITDRYSSMLGIFKQNVVLDAYAGPGHWNDPDMLEVGNGGMTDTEYRSHFALWAIMAAPLLVGSDLRTATPATLEILTNKDIIAVDQDALGIQGKEIRQAGGMHVIVKPLSNGDRAVALFNETDTPATISTSASEIGLDHEVAYKIRDLWSHTTKETAGAITASVPAHGTAIFRVGRDSHWAQYPPAVDLGIAVPATSPGLPLLVAPGSRATVTTTATNDGFVPAVLPQVALTGPAGWSVQAQSASRDGVILRDQAFATTWSVTVPSNAAPGNYSLDATVSYFPGQPRATVVKNHIDVTVPALLPRGTSYLGDDPWLRADNGWGPVERNSSVGEDHAGDGHPISINGVTYAKGIGAHAQSAVVYYLGGTCSKVRALVGLDDEKTGAGSVSFEIWADGTKVADSGLIVRGNPTKTLEADVSRATVLRLVVTDGGDGITNDHADWADAQVVCP
- a CDS encoding MFS transporter, yielding MEAAVHAPSTPKAMKETKAMNRWGALGILMALAFLNYMDRHLVFPLQGLIGKEFHIDTGQLGALTTGFTIVYAASAPLIGALSDRFSRKSILLMALLGWSVVTMMSGTATGFASLLVWRALTGLGEGGYFPTAVSLIGDLFGPNLRGKAIALHGVCTTLGGSAGYAMGGFLGERFGWRMPFFLSVLPGIVLAGVLARYFREPARGTTAPAQSESADHATVEQKPRAYWRIVTSPPVLLIALAACAAMYSMNGLNTFLPLYLVEARHISVSRAGALTGAFFACTLFGQLAGGTVSDALAGRLRGARPLLVGLAYFGVVPAAFAIVHIDAVIVALACYGLTQFGRGWAEPNLYGTIIDSVPAHERGTAQGFLLLMTFTGASLSPWVAGIIIKQSGYVPVVHMLAISAGIAASLAFALVVYVRRKHIAN
- a CDS encoding fatty acid desaturase: MKPIELRDIVLHVVRVAAALLVLGSASRSLGVAFLASLALFFAAFSLTHDLAHGALGLPRRVNEVALCLAGLLMLISGHAMRIMHLRHHAGRADDIEGAGAHLTAWRAVFVGPCNAIALRRAAFRFARGLPLRWQIGETSLNLATVALAVSTGSRVLLVHVAVVTVLQCTLSFWGAYLPHNVPSWLVSLARPFAFTRSPTILNLICHEAHHENPKIPCQQLAR
- a CDS encoding IS4 family transposase; protein product: MRMVRRAMERGGGRISEVFCDAAERQGAYDLLEGARVSGEALMASMSAACVERGDDGEFVLIPIDGSNIRVVDRDKRTDLGLVGTYTNNARGLQVVSALAVTEHGTPLGLCAQTWWTRSTKKKPRSHSTYRPVHERESRYTVWTIQDALRSYSQSKCKPWIVVDRGGDATVILDELVRSRARFTVRCSWNRCVGNRNTQAKLRGVLANQRVQAHYTVHVPPGHKRKERLARVAVRRASVELNLKHDWQAKRSNPTLNVLWIHESRPPHGEKPLDWMLYTNSPIETVNDMLRVVHSYTMRWRIEDFHKTWKSGHCRVEEIRLRSAAAVRTWATLLAAVATRIERLKHLARTEPDLAATVELSDIELDALKLLKRQQKKKTEVVGDGVPTIAVAVRWIADLGGYTGKSSGGPPGATTIGRGLEDLAVAARVLSMVRENPKEFGLARMKR
- a CDS encoding SRPBCC family protein, translated to MLTACIVLAIMGAVGAFDIAYFHTYKAQLGKRPESRLEAWVHVVRGFVYAAQFGIVPNVRLGGAYYFALVALFVLDVAVAAFDVAIEPASRRPQGGLPDGEYAAHIFLSVLAGVVLHAVFTASAAWRTLPTAAVLEPHAPAALRVVLGLMAAGSLTVAVVELLTLLEASLPKPRPIHVSVRLRASAQAVWDITQDHVEHPNWDHRFSRIIMLSDTIRTGTYMVYEKTICGITIRGWGRYKLHRPIKQSTFEFGSDDVRSLIRRGVGLWLYRPRPGGLLEFSTAYTYDVRWGLFGRLVDRFVFRPFFQRETERSFRRLAARHFPESA